A single window of Crassostrea angulata isolate pt1a10 chromosome 8, ASM2561291v2, whole genome shotgun sequence DNA harbors:
- the LOC128159748 gene encoding uncharacterized protein LOC128159748 isoform X2: MSYSSLMTNIWPPPNDEVRSRLERLQELKQLREKRGVNTSTTSTASDEGGQASEGSRLSRRQMLSTRTLPTLRRQEEWRLRSTAEKTTKSDQHEALGDRLTRSDYGGARPKNLAASLRQNLSQSSEILTLIKKNEPQGPERHRTTSADSDTFDDHHPSENVINRSTSARLTSIGSLGSLADELETDIKAANVSVESENTDHVEDIESFKQSLYGNVSETANSVTKGISQDRVLAPFTDITGIIKSTGLSNRVGSDKSESRSLVGDSSRWRKNVHSAEKTTKIPEVSEKSLSNGITNEGENVNSNSVAAEKQGDQSESIVSVNKIFEDSDRTTFERENIVTGSTGSNSESLSASDIQSNSVIVETSSEVLDGNSVLDNSSDIVIRGSFNTSDLASDYSVRSQADMSDYRDSILNESDSIFDYSYGGAPEEDTFCDSQDSWQRDWSLVGDGSRRRESSGLYNKDRSWQTDRSTFERIGGYAPKPSRREVLTAPNRPKPSTRIVRYTSLPSSADTRVSDIRSRYLNRDTVDSYSGLYQNEDGFTSSYRETKQEDISSRLGNILSDSFKKFDSVIDGGETQRRTEEPSRSLRRSYSQKGDSIGETRIGRYRKTSETNSESNYRSGVDTGIDSIGEPRIGRYRKTSETNSESNYRSGVDTGISATQPNLYMHEFIANIRSRTSGDSVKSSRIKPLARTSGVSSVIENAKKMLLGIQDEPETSDQDEQFLQLRQQTEFLTESLEEAGKSDNEEVCESEGQSEEDIIDNTTAAVLERGGIITLTPVPPEADKEGEEMEGESIQSVEVDEDTVLVNKAVKSDSGPVTAEPGVIEKEGSPLSNETETVDNNSSNNQSDSKTTDSKPKQQTTNKGKNKKKKKGKKKKETENKSPSSVEKGSQSSRSVETDPAEQTVTSEIADSCLQKDGSGSVGKQFDSMIEDIDHQSEKTSVATEDLLSLIGKGEGNDSLASKTESGGSNIQCNNSKNSSNEATSSKMSEENFATFEEEDPLAVVMKQKNGHGNHLPTDNELLETASEEEFYEAMPGEFVDEEGNVFVEHREEFIYVTSGSKVRKRKLSKKSLLGEKHKVQPQTDVDSSRLGHVKEWMESNIFPSNNTLNVKDLGVKTSDQGSSFSVASTIGDFDSRGSLDSKEKSEDAKTVKNESVLSSGTSKSSIVATEKRSTSVQTKDASVRDNFTQMLVKARNIGVQIDVDVFDKFVQTISELMCPCCKNTFNIQDALNNATQDGLQKCENDRNVQKVKEELKLKLYTPNKDDEDKTKIVKSKSSSGASSKSSSSRNSMATPPKSPSFVSSTKRSPHGTPQEKSPSVTPRKQSPSPIKRNYSAEVTSKKSPATTPRKQSPTRKSPATTPRKQSPSRKSPATTPRKQSPAREGTTMKSKKLSPSNSTDQSSEDGHKENSKVRKERVSSVQNLLYHNGEQTTMKKPEIAKKPTTQKVKREKSSDREKREASAERRSDDGSSEKSNLPGYMQPTKSSRRKKSIGSKDDLLEDGKQKKGTPTTPRKTVAEKEDQETFTTMSDNPFIRSDRQRASVGSNGQKPSGKWYRKEPLKTEEDVKKGKVKSPKKQRSISTSSTSSEKNLFNGNSVVNSEKMYKSHEKLDLSELGSQCSLLETDLDEAMGCRSDRSETSQSSETVHEYVETIAYQSSVPLGPDLKSYAENVSRNIAEMEVMKLNSDSNQNEKTTSIQLSLPPGAETKEAELEVTQTPDSKGESTVQNKLLSDEEQAGVPLETEQGQDEVVPVRVNLSSWDPTKLLQDLYAIKLQPDNAKDISDKFVAMQGLMEKLPMNKKKATLLKTWKRRFFKAEDGWLYYYETSNHDKPSDTLQLMGGKVDDLGNRILGIDDGRGKYLMVRCPTDKEYGQWKLALESQTADNVKATYVRPVLSCPAHQQRKVILIDIGSSAIRAGILGEHPTLPTLFFPNMVARSGQDNDLVVGIESYKPEYRKGLAKTVRPMDKVDKFSIDMSTIGAVFKKIFTELKVEPANYWLMISTPQSLADKIRADLMGELIDTYHVQGVCMVMQSLLALYSYNATSGIIVDIGERMEILPIYDGFVIEGGVSRQSYGGQKVLESLNSCLHGYKFSTPIQQLIVRYVMEQSCYLVTDYKDTLKKCEQDPENYRATVYLNNFDLPQGSTMEVTHDYSCFKSPEGFFNTDLWGMDYPCVHKLVFQAIQSCPIDSRKRMYRAIYLSGGVTMLPGFADRLQCELQKLAPPSVMVEVHASPQRYHSAYIGACSLASMEQFQQICISAEEWKKDGVKTFRKWNMTG; this comes from the exons AGACGACCAAGAGCGACCAGCACGAAGCCCTCGGGGACAGGCTGACACGAAGCGACTACGGTGGGGCACGACCCAAGAATCTCGCTGCCTCACTGCGCCAAAACTTATCGCAGTCATCTGAGATCTTGACATTGATAAAGAAGAATGAGCCTCAGGGGCCCGAGAGACATAGGACAACATCGGCAGATAGTGATACATTTGATGATCACCATCCAAGTGAGAACGTGATAAATCGCTCTACCTCTGCTAGACTCACGTCCATTGGAAGTTTGGGTAGCTTAGCGGATGAGTTAGAAACTGATATCAAAGCAGCGAATGTGAGTGTAGAATCGGAGAACACAGACCATGTTGAGGACATTGAAAGTTTTAAGCAGAGCTTATACGGTAATGTCTCAGAGACAGCCAACTCTGTGACAAAAGGTATATCACAGGACAGGGTGTTAGCTCCATTCACAGACATAACAGGAATCATTAAATCCACAGGCTTGTCTAACAGAGTGGGTTCAgacaaaagtgaaagtagaagtCTGGTTGGAGATTCGTCTAGATGGAGGAAAAACGTTCACAGTGCTgaaaaaacaaccaaaataCCCGAGGTCAGTGAAAAATCACTTAGTAATGGTATAACTAATGAAGGCGAAAATGTTAACTCAAATTCTGTGGCAGCTGAAAAACAAGGTGATCAAAGTGAAAGCATTGTGTcagtcaataaaatatttgaggACAGTGATAGAACAACATTTGAACGTGAAAACATTGTAACAGGGTCAACTGGCAGTAACAGTGAAAGTCTGTCTGCATCAGATATACAAAGTAACAGTGTAATTGTTGAAACAAGTAGTGAAGTCTTGGATGGAAACAGCGTGCTGGACAATTCCAGTGACATTGTCATTCGTGGGTCATTCAATACAAGTGATCTGGCCTCGGATTATAGTGTGAGGAGTCAAGCCGACATGTCAGATTACAGAGACAGTATTCTGAATGAGAGTGACAGCATCTTTGACTACTCTTATGGTGGTGCTCCAGAAGAAGATACCTTTTGTGACAGTCAGGATTCCTGGCAGAGGGATTGGTCGTTGGTTGGAGATGGGAGTAGAAGGCGGGAGAGTTCTGGCTTATATAACAAAGACCGTTCATGGCAGACGGACCGATCAACATTTGAAAGAATTGGAGGATATGCTCCAAAACCATCCAGGAGGGAAGTTCTCACAGCTCCTAACCGACCCAAACCCTCGACTCGAATCGTTAGATACACCTCTCTCCCCAGCAGTGCTGACACCCGCGTATCTGATATACGATCCCGATATTTAAATAGGGATACTGTAGACTCTTATTCCGGTTTATATCAAAATGAAGATGGCTTCACTTCCTCTTACAGAGAAACAAAACAAGAAGATATATCTAGTCGGTTGGGAAACATTTTAAGTGACAGTTTCAAGAAGTTTGATAGTGTTATAGACGGCGGTGAAACTCAGAGGCGGACTGAGGAACCATCTAGAAGTTTACGTAGAAGCTACAGTCAGAAAGGGGACAGTATCGGTGAAACCAGAATCGGGCGATATAGGAAAACCAGTGAAACAAACAGTGAAAGCAATTACAGAAGTGGTGTGGACACTGGCATCGACAGTATCGGTGAACCCAGAATCGGGCGATATAGGAAAACCAGTGAAACAAACAGTGAAAGCAATTACAGAAGTGGTGTGGACACTGGTATCTCTGCAACACAGCCAAATCTTTACATGCATGAGTTTATTGCTAACATAAGAAGTAGAACAAGTGGTGATAGTGTGAAATCCAGTCGTATTAAGCCATTAGCAAGAACTAGTGGTGTCAGCTCTGTCATAGAGAATGCAAAGAAAATGTTACTGGGAATTCAAGATGAACCAGAAACCAGTGATCAGGATGAACAGTTCCTTCAGTTGAGGCAGCAAACAGAGTTTCTGACTGAATCCCTGGAAGAAGCTGGTAAATCTGACAATGAAGAAGTATGTGAGAGTGAAGGACAGTCAGAGGAAGACATCATTGATAACACTACAGCGGCAGTGCTTGAAAGAGGAGGCATTATAACACTGACTCCAGTACCCCCTGAAGCTGACAAAGAGGGAGAAGAAATGGAGGGTGAGAGTATCCAGAGTGTTGAAGTGGATGAGGACACTGTGTTAGTGAATAAAGCGGTAAAAAGTGACTCTGGGCCAGTTACAGCAGAACCAGGTGTGATAGAGAAAGAAGGTTCTCCCTTGTCCAATGAAACAGAAACAGTTGACAACAACTCTTCAAACAACCAGTCTGACAGTAAAACAACTGATAGCAAACCAAAACAACAGACCacaaataaaggaaaaaataaaaagaagaagaaaggaAAGAAAAAGAAGGAAACAGAAAATAAGTCACCAAGTAGTGTTGAAAAAGGCAGCCAAAGCAGTAGGAGTGTTGAGACAGATCCTGCTGAACAAACTGTGACCAGTGAAATTGCTGACAGCTGTCTGCAGAAAGATGGCAGTGGATCGGTAGGGAAGCAGTTTGACAGCATGATAGAGGATATAGATCACCAGAGTGAGAAGACTTCTGTTGCCACTGAGGACCTTCTCTCTCTGATTGGAAAGGGAGAAGGAAATGATTCCCTGGCCAGTAAGACAGAGAGTGGTGGCTCCAATATACAATGCAACAACTCAAAAAACAGCAGCAATGAAGCCACTAGCTCAAAGATGTCTGAAGAAAACTTTGCTACCTTTGAAGAAGAGGATCCACTAGCTGTTGTCATGAAACAGAAAAATGGCCATGGTAATCATCTTCCAACTGATAATGAGTTGTTAGAAACTGCTTCAGAGGAGGAGTTTTATGAAGCCATGCCCGGGGAGTTTGTTGATGAGGAGGGAAATGTGTTTGTGGAGCACAGAGAAGAATTCATCTATGTCACCTCAGGGTCCAAAGTCAGGAAGAGAAAACTGAGCAAGAAGTCTCTCCTGGGAGAAAAACACAAAGTACAGCCTCAGACTGATGTGGACAGCTCCAGGTTGGGACATGTCAAGGAGTGGATGGAGAGCAACATCTTTCCTTCCAACAATACTCTCAATGTGAAAGATCTAGGAGTGAAAACCAGTGACCAGGGCAGCTCTTTCTCTGTGGCCTCAACCATTGGAGACTTTGATTCAAGGGGAAGCTTGGATAGCAAGGAAAAATCTGAGGATGCCAAGACAGTGAAGAATGAATCAGTGCTGAGCAGTGGGACCTCTAAAAGCAGCATTGTGGCCACAGAGAAAAGGAGCACATCTGTACAAACTAAAGATGCAAGTGTTAGAGACAATTTCACTCAAATGTTGGTTAAAGCTAGAAATATTGGAGTTCAGATTGATGTGGATGTGTTTGataaatttgttcaaaccataAGTGAGCTTATGTGCCCTTGTTGTAAGAACACATTCAATATTCAGGATGCCCTTAACAATGCAACTCAAGATGGTTTACAGAAATGTGAAAATGACAGAAATGTGCAGAAAGTTAAGGAGGAACTGAAATTAAAGCTTTATACACCAAATAAAGATGAcgaagataaaacaaaaattgttaagtcAAAATCTTCCTCTGGTGCATCATCAAAATCATCATCATCTAGAAATTCCATGGCCACACCTCCCAAAAGTCCATCTTTTGTCTCTTCAACCAAAAGAAGTCCACATGGGACTCCCCAGGAGAAGAGTCCATCTGTTACTCCACGTAAACAAAGTCCCTCTCCTATCAAGAGAAATTACTCAGCAGAAGTAACTTCTAAGAAAAGTCCAGCTACCACTCCAAGAAAGCAGAGTCCAACTAGAAAAAGTCCAGCTACAACACCAAGAAAGCAAAGTCCATCTAGAAAAAGTCCAGCTACAACACCAAGAAAGCAGAGTCCAGCAAGGGAAGGAACAACAATGAAGAGCAAGAAACTGTCACCATCTAATTCAACAGATCAAAGCAGTGAGGATGGTCACAAGGAGAACTCCAAAGTCAGGAAAGAGAGGGTATCCAGTGTCCAGAATCTTCTCTATCACAATGGTGAACAAACAACAATGAAAAAGCCTGAGATAGCTAAAAAACCAACCACACAAAAGGTAAAAAGGGAGAAATCTTCTGACAGGGAGAAAAGAGAAGCATCCGCTGAAAGACGTAGCGATGATGGGTCCAGCGAGAAAAGCAATCTACCTGGATACATGCAGCCAACCAAGTCGAGCAGGAGAAAGAAATCAATTGGAAGCAAAGATGATTTGTTAGAGGATGGTAAGCAGAAGAAGGGGACACCAACAACACCAAGAAAAACAGTCGCAGAGAAAGAGGACCAGGAGACCTTCACCACAATGAGTGACAATCCGTTCATCAGAAGTGACCGACAACGGGCATCCGTGGGATCCAATGGACAGAAACCATCGGGAAAATGGTACAGAAAGGAGCCACTGAAGACAGAAGAAGATGTGAAGAAGGGGAAAGTGAAGAGTCCAAAGAAACAGAGGTCAATCTCCACATCATCAACATCTTCAGAGAAAAACCTCTTCAATGGAAATTCTGTTGTTAATAgtgaaaaaatgtataaaagtcACGAAAAGTTGGATCTGTCAGAACTTGGGTCTCAGTGCAGTCTGCTAGAGACGGATTTAGATGAGGCCATGGGGTGTAGAAGTGACCGTAGTGAGACAAGCCAAAGCTCAGAAACTGTTCATGAATATGTGGAAACCATCGCATATCAGAGCAGTGTACCTTTGGGGCCTGACCTGAAAAGCTACGCTGAAAATGTCTCGCGTAACATTGCAGAGATGGAGGTGATGAAGTTGAATAGTGACAGTAATCAAAACGAGAAGACCACTAGCATCCAACTCTCTCTTCCGCCAGGGGCAG AAACAAAGGAAGCTGAGCTAGAGGTCACGCAAACTCCTGACAGCAAGGGAGAATCCACTGTCCAGAACAAGCTTCTGAGTGATGAAGAGCAGGCAGGTGTTCCCTTGGAGACGGAACAGGGGCAGGATGAAGTGGTACCGGTGCGGGTGAACTTGAGTAGCTGGGATCCA ACCAAGTTACTACAGGATCTGTATGCCATCAAGCTCCAGCCAGAT AATGCCAAGGATATCTCCGATAAGTTTGTGGCCATGCAAGGACTGATGGAGAAGCTACCGATGAACAAAAAAAAGGCCACCCTGCTGAAAACCTGGAAACGACGATTCTTCAAAGCAGAGGATGGGTGGCTCTATTATTACGAG ACCAGTAATCACGACAAGCCGAGTGACACCCTGCAGCTTATGGGGGGTAAGGTGGACGACCTCGGGAACAGGATTCTGGGAATTGACGACGGA AGAGGGAAGTATCTGATGGTGCGCTGCCCCACTGACAAGGAGTATGGTCAGTGGAAGCTGGCCCTAGAGTCTCAGACCGCGGACAATGTCAAGGCCACCTACGTTCGTCCTGTGTTGTCCTGCCCGGCACATCAACAGAGG AAGGTCATTCTGATAGACATAGGAAGTAGTGCCATACGAGCAGGAATTCTGGGAGAACATC cgACGTTACCCACTCTGTTCTTCCCCAACATGGTGGCTCGCTCTGGTCAAGACAATGACCTTGTGGTGGGAATCGAGTCGTATAAACCCGAGTACAGGAAAGGGCTGGCTAAAACTGTCCGCCCTATGGATAAAGTAGATAAA TTTAGCATTGATATGTCCACCATTGGTGCAGTGTTCAAGAAAATCTTCACTGAGCTCAAAGTGGAACCAGCCAACTACTGG ttGATGATCAGTACCCCACAGAGCCTGGCAGATAAGATCCGGGCCGATTTGATGGGGGAACTAATTGACACGTACCACGTGCAGGGAGTCTGTATGGTGATGCAGTCACTGCTGGCTCTGTATTCTTACAACGCCACGTCTGGTATTATTGTGGACATCGGGGAGAGAATGGAGATTCTACCTATCTATGACG GTTTTGTGATAGAAGGGGGAGTTTCCCGCCAGTCATACGGAGGTCAAAAGGTCCTAGAATCTCTGAATTCTTGTCTCCACGGTTACAAGTTCTCCACACCCATTCAACAACTCATCGTCCGCTATGTAATGGAACAG TCCTGTTACCTAGTCACAGATTACAAAGACACGCTGAAGAAGTGTGAGCAGGACCCAGAAAACTACAGGGCCACCGTCTATCTCAACAACTTTGATCTCCCTCAGGGGTCAACCAT GGAGGTAACTCACGACTACAGCTGTTTTAAGAGCCCTGAGGGGTTCTTTAACACCGACCTTTGGGGGATGGACTATCCCTGTGTCCACAAGCTGGTGTTCCAAGCCATCCAGTCCTGTCCCATCGACAGCAGGAAGAGGATGTACAG AGCTATCTACCTGAGTGGAGGGGTGACCATGTTGCCAGGGTTTGCAGACAGACTGCAGTGTGAGCTACAGAAGCTGGCTCCTCCCTCTGTGATGGTAGAG GTCCATGCCTCTCCCCAGCGGTACCACAGCGCATACATAGGGGCGTGTTCGCTGGCCAGCATGGAGCAGTTCCAGCAGATCTGTATCAGCGCTGAGGAGTGGAAGAAAGATGGAGTCAAGACATTCAGGAAGTGGAATATGACTGGATGA